The proteins below come from a single Gordonia sp. X0973 genomic window:
- a CDS encoding NUDIX domain-containing protein — translation MAAHSAGLLVYRDGPDGIEVFLVHPGGPFWARKDDGAWSIPKGEYGADEDPLAAARREFAEETGQRPRDGEVLDLGEVRQRGGKVVRAFAVRGEVDAAALVSNTVEIQWPPRSGQMREFPEVDRGDWFGLARAAEKINAAQAEFLGRLAAAVDS, via the coding sequence ATGGCAGCGCATAGCGCGGGATTGCTGGTCTATCGCGACGGTCCCGACGGCATCGAGGTGTTCCTGGTCCATCCGGGCGGCCCGTTCTGGGCGCGCAAGGACGACGGCGCGTGGTCGATCCCCAAGGGGGAGTACGGGGCCGACGAGGATCCCCTCGCCGCGGCCCGCCGGGAGTTCGCCGAGGAGACGGGGCAGCGGCCGCGCGACGGGGAGGTCCTCGACCTGGGCGAGGTACGCCAGCGGGGCGGCAAGGTGGTGCGCGCCTTCGCTGTGCGGGGCGAGGTCGACGCCGCGGCGCTGGTCTCGAACACCGTCGAAATCCAGTGGCCGCCGCGATCGGGGCAGATGCGGGAGTTCCCCGAGGTCGATCGAGGCGACTGGTTCGGGCTCGCGCGGGCGGCGGAGAAGATCAACGCGGCGCAGGCGGAGTTTCTCGGGCGACTCGCGGCCGCCGTCGACTCGTGA
- the aroA gene encoding 3-phosphoshikimate 1-carboxyvinyltransferase, whose product MTAWPAPTAVKPVTATVSVPGSKSITNRALVLAALADQPSTIRGALRSRDTDLMLAALVALGTRADVAADDPTRIAVTPGALQGGRVDCGLAGTVMRFLPPVAALADGVVEFDGDEQARGRPLGTILDALTQLGADISGGGLPFTVAGTGSVRGGEVVIDASASSQFVSGLLLSAARFDDGVRVVHRGAPVPSMPHIDMTVDMLAAHGVTVDVSTPDVWQVAPGVIRAHDWVIEPDLSNAAAFLAAAAATGGTVRVPRWPAQTTQPGARFVDILAELGATAQRDDHGVLTVVGSGGLHGIDVDLRAVGELTPTIAALCALADGESRLTGIGHLRGHETDRLAALATEINRLGGDVAELPDGLHIVPRPLHGGRWESYADHRMATAGALIGLCVPEVEVVDIGTTAKTLPDFPRMWAEMLGAGSGSDVSSTGAIAR is encoded by the coding sequence ATGACTGCCTGGCCCGCACCCACCGCCGTGAAACCGGTCACGGCGACGGTGTCGGTGCCCGGGTCCAAGTCGATCACCAACCGCGCCCTGGTCCTCGCCGCACTGGCCGACCAGCCGTCGACGATCCGCGGCGCGCTGCGCAGCCGCGACACCGACCTCATGCTCGCCGCACTCGTGGCCCTGGGCACCCGCGCCGACGTCGCCGCCGACGATCCCACGCGGATTGCCGTCACCCCCGGAGCGCTGCAAGGCGGTCGGGTCGACTGCGGACTCGCGGGGACCGTGATGCGCTTCCTGCCGCCGGTCGCGGCGTTGGCCGACGGCGTCGTCGAATTCGACGGCGACGAACAGGCGCGCGGGCGCCCACTCGGCACCATCCTCGACGCTCTGACGCAGCTGGGCGCGGACATCAGCGGCGGCGGACTGCCGTTCACGGTCGCCGGGACCGGGTCGGTGCGCGGCGGCGAGGTTGTGATCGACGCGTCGGCGTCCTCGCAATTCGTCTCCGGACTGCTCCTCTCGGCCGCCCGGTTCGACGACGGGGTGCGCGTCGTGCACCGCGGCGCACCGGTGCCGTCGATGCCGCATATCGACATGACCGTCGACATGCTCGCCGCCCACGGCGTCACCGTCGACGTCTCGACCCCCGACGTGTGGCAGGTCGCCCCGGGCGTGATCCGCGCCCATGACTGGGTGATCGAGCCCGACCTCTCCAACGCCGCCGCCTTCCTCGCGGCGGCGGCAGCCACCGGCGGGACGGTGCGCGTGCCGCGCTGGCCGGCGCAGACGACCCAGCCCGGTGCTCGATTCGTCGACATCCTCGCCGAGCTCGGAGCGACCGCGCAGCGCGACGACCACGGCGTGCTCACCGTCGTCGGATCCGGCGGGTTGCACGGCATCGACGTCGACCTGCGGGCCGTCGGGGAGCTGACGCCGACCATCGCGGCGCTGTGCGCACTGGCCGACGGGGAATCCCGCCTCACCGGGATCGGCCACCTGCGCGGCCACGAAACCGACCGCCTGGCCGCACTCGCCACCGAGATCAACCGGCTCGGCGGCGACGTCGCCGAACTGCCCGACGGGCTGCACATCGTGCCGCGCCCGTTGCACGGCGGCCGCTGGGAGTCCTACGCCGATCACCGCATGGCGACGGCCGGCGCACTCATCGGCCTGTGCGTCCCCGAGGTCGAGGTCGTCGACATCGGGACCACCGCGAAGACGCTGCCCGACTTCCCGCGGATGTGGGCGGAGATGCTGGGCGCCGGGAGCGGGTCCGACGTGTCCAGCACGGGAGCCATCGCGCGGTGA
- the rsgA gene encoding ribosome small subunit-dependent GTPase A has product MSRGGRATRGYDESDVRIRPGKGTRPRTKTRPAHADAAEAMVVSVDRGRWGCAVDADPDRIVVTMRARELGRTPIVVGDRVGVVGDVSGAKDTLARIVRVDDRTSVLRRTADDTDPYERIVVANADQLLIVTALADPPPRTGFVERALAAAYVGGLSPVLALTKSDLADGAQFRAAFDGLDLPIVAAGRDDDLTELHALLAGKLTALVGHSGVGKSTMVNRLVPQADRATGEVSGVGKGRHTSTQSVALPLPDSPGTWVVDTPGIRSFGLAHVSPDDVVNAFADLREAIEDCPRGCTHLGPPADPECALDELDGAAARRAQAVRNILVALHSGETDPEG; this is encoded by the coding sequence GTGAGCCGCGGCGGGCGCGCCACGCGCGGGTACGACGAATCCGACGTGCGGATCCGCCCGGGCAAGGGCACCCGTCCGCGCACCAAGACGCGACCCGCGCACGCCGACGCGGCCGAGGCGATGGTGGTGTCGGTCGACCGGGGACGGTGGGGCTGCGCCGTCGACGCCGACCCGGACCGGATCGTCGTCACGATGCGCGCCCGCGAACTGGGCCGTACCCCGATCGTCGTCGGCGACCGCGTCGGCGTCGTCGGGGACGTCTCGGGCGCCAAGGACACCCTGGCCCGAATCGTACGCGTCGACGACCGCACCTCCGTGTTGCGCCGCACCGCCGACGACACCGATCCCTACGAGCGGATCGTCGTGGCCAACGCCGATCAACTGCTGATCGTCACGGCGCTGGCCGATCCGCCGCCGCGCACCGGCTTCGTCGAGCGAGCCCTCGCCGCGGCCTACGTCGGCGGCCTCTCGCCGGTGCTGGCGCTGACCAAATCCGACCTCGCCGACGGCGCGCAGTTCCGGGCCGCCTTCGACGGATTGGACCTACCCATCGTCGCCGCCGGGCGCGACGACGACCTGACCGAGTTGCACGCGCTGCTGGCCGGAAAGCTCACCGCCCTGGTCGGCCATTCCGGGGTGGGCAAGTCGACGATGGTCAATCGCCTTGTCCCGCAAGCAGATCGAGCGACGGGTGAGGTCTCGGGCGTCGGCAAGGGGCGGCACACGTCGACGCAGTCGGTCGCCCTCCCGCTGCCGGACTCCCCTGGGACCTGGGTCGTCGACACCCCGGGGATCCGCTCGTTCGGGCTCGCCCACGTCTCCCCCGACGACGTGGTGAACGCCTTCGCCGACCTGCGCGAGGCCATCGAGGACTGTCCCCGCGGCTGCACCCACCTGGGTCCGCCCGCCGATCCGGAATGCGCGCTCGACGAACTCGACGGCGCCGCCGCCCGCCGCGCGCAAGCCGTCCGCAACATCCTCGTCGCACTGCATTCCGGGGAGACCGACCCCGAGGGGTGA
- a CDS encoding type II toxin-antitoxin system VapC family toxin gives MQVIDASLVIAALVDPGHDGAWAEAALEATELAAPSLMHYEAANVLRKAVARGELDPSAGAAALSRLMRLAVTALPFELTAQRAWELRDNLTSYDAAYVAAAELLGCRLVTLDERLSRASGPRCEIVTPG, from the coding sequence GTGCAAGTCATCGATGCCTCGCTGGTCATCGCCGCACTCGTCGATCCGGGCCACGATGGCGCGTGGGCGGAAGCGGCGCTGGAGGCGACAGAGCTCGCTGCACCGTCGCTCATGCACTATGAAGCCGCGAACGTGCTCCGCAAGGCGGTGGCACGTGGCGAACTCGACCCTTCAGCTGGCGCCGCAGCGCTTTCGCGACTTATGCGGCTAGCCGTCACGGCTCTCCCCTTCGAACTCACCGCGCAGCGGGCGTGGGAACTCCGCGACAACCTGACCTCCTACGATGCCGCCTACGTGGCGGCGGCCGAATTGCTCGGGTGCCGACTTGTCACCCTCGACGAGCGCCTTTCCCGCGCCAGCGGACCGAGGTGCGAAATCGTCACACCGGGCTAG
- a CDS encoding fatty acid desaturase, with product MAITDIREYAHLSDADVEALGAELDSLRREVESDLGSRDVAYLRRTIRTQRALEIVGRAALLGSHRRGLWWLGTGSLALAKIIENMELGHNVMHGQWDWMNDPEVHSATWEWDMVCAAPHWKHSHNYIHHKYTNVVGMDHDVGYKTLRVTRDQPWEPRWLAQPFVNLLLAAGFEWGIALHDLELGEVARGRKSKEVAVPQIKEFLRKVGRQLGKDYVLFPALSGPNFKHTLTANLTANLVRNVWAYLVIFCGHFPDGAEKFTAESLEGETQGAWYLRQMLGTANFDTGPTMAFLSGNLSYQIEHHLYPDLPSNRLPEISVRVRELCDKYDLPYTTGSLLSQYLQTLRTINKLALPDRFLRDTVDDAPETASEHRFDGLVPRSRGLKTAIARLKENRRSRRRVRG from the coding sequence ATGGCAATCACTGATATTCGCGAGTACGCGCACCTGAGCGACGCCGACGTGGAGGCGCTCGGAGCGGAGCTGGACTCGTTGCGCCGAGAAGTCGAGTCCGACCTCGGCTCGCGTGATGTCGCTTACCTGCGGCGCACGATCCGCACCCAGCGTGCGCTGGAGATCGTCGGCCGCGCCGCGCTGCTCGGCAGTCACCGTCGCGGGCTGTGGTGGCTGGGCACCGGGTCGCTGGCGCTGGCCAAGATCATCGAGAACATGGAACTGGGCCACAACGTCATGCACGGCCAGTGGGATTGGATGAACGATCCCGAGGTGCATTCGGCGACGTGGGAGTGGGACATGGTGTGCGCCGCCCCGCACTGGAAGCACTCGCACAACTACATCCACCACAAGTACACCAACGTCGTCGGCATGGACCACGACGTCGGGTACAAGACGCTGCGGGTCACCCGCGACCAGCCGTGGGAGCCGCGCTGGCTCGCCCAGCCCTTTGTCAACCTCCTGCTGGCGGCCGGCTTCGAGTGGGGCATCGCGCTGCACGACCTGGAACTCGGCGAGGTCGCCAGGGGGCGCAAGTCCAAAGAGGTGGCGGTCCCACAGATCAAGGAGTTCCTCCGGAAGGTCGGGCGCCAACTCGGCAAGGATTACGTGCTGTTCCCGGCGCTGTCCGGGCCGAACTTCAAGCACACGCTCACCGCGAACCTCACCGCGAACCTGGTCCGCAACGTCTGGGCCTACCTCGTCATCTTCTGCGGACACTTTCCCGACGGCGCCGAGAAGTTCACCGCCGAGTCGCTCGAGGGGGAGACCCAGGGCGCCTGGTACCTGCGGCAGATGCTGGGGACCGCGAACTTCGACACCGGCCCGACGATGGCCTTCCTCTCCGGCAACCTGAGCTACCAGATCGAGCACCACCTCTACCCGGACCTGCCCAGCAACCGGCTGCCGGAGATCTCGGTGCGGGTGCGCGAGCTGTGCGACAAGTACGACCTGCCCTATACGACGGGATCGTTGCTCTCCCAGTACCTGCAGACCCTGCGCACGATCAACAAGCTGGCGCTGCCCGACCGGTTCCTGCGCGACACCGTCGACGACGCCCCCGAGACCGCCTCCGAGCACCGCTTCGACGGTTTGGTCCCGCGTTCGCGCGGCCTCAAGACCGCGATCGCGCGGTTGAAGGAGAACCGTCGCTCCCGACGACGGGTGCGCGGCTAG
- a CDS encoding fatty acid desaturase gives MAISDIPEYAHLTAADVEALGRELDQIRADVEADRGERDARYIRNTIRLQRGLDLAGRLMIAGGSRRSLWWAGAATLGTAKIIENMELGHNVMHGQWDWMNDPEVHSTTWEWDNTGPSAHWKHTHNYIHHKYTNVLGMDDDVGYGLLRVTRDQRWRPFYLGNLVYNTFLAVFFEYGVAAQHLELGRKRKTPEERAQFRRDLRDVGEKIGRQVGKDYVVYPALVGALTRSPAAARRTAGANLVANVIRNLWTNAVIFCGHFPDGAEKFTRKDMDDESQGQWYLRQMLGSANFHSGPVLGFMSGNLSYQIEHHLFPDLPSNRLPEISVRVQALAEKYDLPYTTGSLPVQYLKAWRTIAKLSLPDRFLLATADDAPETASELRFKADDPTRRLVATVDPVSGRRRGLRSAIAGLRHRRRNRKGGAALRAVPAETQDTNAA, from the coding sequence ATGGCGATCTCCGACATCCCCGAGTATGCCCATCTCACCGCCGCCGACGTCGAGGCGCTGGGCCGCGAACTGGACCAGATCCGCGCCGACGTCGAGGCCGACCGGGGCGAGCGCGACGCGCGGTACATCCGCAACACCATCCGCCTCCAGCGCGGCCTCGACCTGGCCGGGCGGCTCATGATCGCCGGCGGCAGCCGCCGCTCGCTGTGGTGGGCCGGCGCGGCCACCCTGGGCACCGCCAAGATCATCGAGAACATGGAACTGGGCCACAACGTCATGCACGGCCAGTGGGATTGGATGAACGATCCCGAGGTGCACTCGACCACCTGGGAGTGGGACAACACCGGGCCGTCGGCCCACTGGAAGCACACCCACAACTACATCCACCACAAGTACACCAACGTGCTGGGCATGGACGACGACGTGGGCTACGGGCTGCTGCGCGTCACGCGCGACCAGCGGTGGCGGCCCTTCTACCTCGGCAACCTCGTCTACAACACCTTCCTCGCGGTGTTCTTCGAATACGGGGTGGCCGCACAGCACCTCGAACTCGGCCGTAAGCGCAAGACCCCCGAGGAGCGCGCACAGTTCCGCCGGGACCTGCGCGACGTCGGTGAGAAGATCGGCCGCCAAGTCGGCAAGGATTACGTGGTCTACCCGGCCCTGGTGGGCGCGCTGACCCGATCGCCCGCGGCCGCGCGACGTACCGCCGGAGCGAACCTGGTGGCCAACGTCATCCGCAACCTGTGGACCAACGCCGTCATCTTCTGCGGCCATTTCCCCGACGGCGCGGAGAAGTTCACCCGCAAGGACATGGACGACGAGTCGCAGGGGCAGTGGTACCTGCGCCAGATGCTCGGCAGCGCGAACTTCCACTCGGGCCCGGTGCTGGGCTTCATGTCGGGCAACCTGAGCTACCAGATCGAGCACCACCTGTTCCCCGACCTGCCGAGCAACCGGCTGCCGGAGATCTCGGTGCGCGTGCAGGCGCTCGCCGAGAAATACGACCTCCCGTACACCACCGGATCGCTGCCGGTGCAGTACCTCAAGGCGTGGCGCACCATCGCCAAGCTGTCGCTGCCCGACCGGTTCCTGCTGGCCACCGCCGACGACGCCCCGGAGACCGCCTCGGAACTGCGGTTCAAGGCTGACGACCCGACGCGCCGCCTGGTGGCGACGGTCGACCCGGTCAGCGGGCGCCGCCGCGGACTGCGCTCGGCGATCGCCGGCCTGCGTCATCGTCGCCGCAACCGTAAGGGCGGCGCCGCGCTCCGGGCGGTACCCGCGGAGACCCAGGACACGAACGCGGCCTGA
- a CDS encoding ferredoxin reductase, with protein MTWRERFEEPVRDIAARSRGTNWARAAIARITTPLLPDDYLHLANPLWSARELRGRVVSVQRETADSATIEIKPGWGFSFNYRPGQYLGIGVDVGGRWVWRSYSLTSAPERAERTQTVAITVKAMPEGFLSSHLVTGLQPGTIVRLAAPAGEFVLPEPLPASLLFLTAGSGVTPIIAMLRTVAHRRKRTAASTPTSIVLIHSAPAADDVLFAEELAGYAADGLVDVHIHHTRTHGRLDADDITRICPDWAQREAWACGPGGFLDLVSDMYQRAGAAEHLHLERFALERGATGAQGGSVTFARSGKTADVDGATTLLEAGEAAGVLMPFGCRMGICQSCVVPVESGAVRDLRTGVEHVAGERIQTCVSAAAGDCTLDV; from the coding sequence ATGACTTGGCGCGAACGCTTCGAAGAACCGGTCCGCGACATCGCGGCGCGCAGCCGGGGCACCAACTGGGCCCGCGCGGCCATCGCACGGATCACCACTCCGCTGCTGCCCGACGACTATCTGCACCTGGCCAACCCGCTGTGGTCGGCGCGCGAACTGCGCGGCCGCGTCGTCTCGGTCCAGCGCGAGACCGCCGACTCCGCGACGATCGAGATCAAGCCCGGCTGGGGCTTCTCCTTCAACTACCGGCCCGGCCAATACCTCGGGATCGGCGTCGACGTCGGCGGGCGCTGGGTGTGGCGGTCGTACTCGCTGACGTCGGCACCGGAGCGCGCCGAGCGGACGCAGACGGTGGCCATCACGGTGAAGGCGATGCCCGAGGGCTTCCTCTCCTCGCACCTGGTCACCGGCCTCCAACCGGGGACGATCGTGCGACTCGCAGCACCGGCGGGCGAATTCGTCCTGCCCGAACCCCTCCCCGCCTCCCTGCTGTTCCTCACCGCGGGCAGCGGCGTCACCCCGATCATCGCGATGTTGCGCACCGTCGCCCATCGACGCAAGCGGACCGCGGCATCCACCCCGACGTCGATCGTGCTGATCCATTCCGCACCCGCCGCCGACGACGTGCTGTTCGCCGAGGAACTCGCCGGCTACGCCGCCGACGGACTCGTCGACGTCCACATCCATCACACCCGCACCCACGGCCGTCTCGACGCCGACGACATCACGCGGATCTGCCCCGACTGGGCACAGCGGGAGGCGTGGGCCTGCGGCCCGGGCGGATTCCTCGACCTGGTCTCAGACATGTACCAGCGCGCCGGCGCGGCCGAGCACCTGCACCTGGAGCGCTTCGCCCTCGAACGCGGCGCGACCGGCGCCCAGGGCGGGTCCGTCACCTTCGCCCGCAGCGGCAAGACCGCCGACGTCGACGGCGCGACGACGCTGCTGGAGGCCGGCGAGGCCGCGGGCGTGCTGATGCCCTTCGGCTGCCGCATGGGGATCTGCCAGAGCTGCGTCGTACCGGTGGAATCCGGCGCGGTGCGCGACCTGCGCACCGGGGTCGAACACGTCGCCGGCGAGCGCATCCAGACCTGCGTCAGCGCCGCGGCGGGAGACTGCACGCTCGACGTCTAG
- a CDS encoding wax ester/triacylglycerol synthase domain-containing protein has product MVNRLTPREAMYYFLDEAGSTVHVGTLMIVDPRAAATGDTVDYRSLVTLTEGRIQYAPRYRQVVKPVTMGLARPVWVDDADFDINFHIRRAGLPRPGGAEQLQDLVGRVLSRPLDHNRPLWEMYVIEGLADGAIAVLTKTHRALLGPDSPELSQVLLDSVPASTEPAEDLWMPKTAPSDVQLAMGAITEGLARPGEMVETILGGNGPVAGLRSLARSSVSQVTEAISQVANSAPSSPLNRATTSTRSFAVASISASEATRIAEHYGCTRADVQLAVLTGVLRRWLLSFTETLAAGAAVRVVLPLTMQADPDDLPPDSADGPDTAWSGEDGPGFVTDLPVGESNPSVVLAQVAGLAQRNANSASRQSRRMNPLLPDLGVTPFADVATKFFTSWNRHTYNVPISVAPTPVGQRWLHGAPVRDMFLVPSLLANRALAITVVTYTDRIEFAYLGDRGVLADLPAMVDYTHDAFDELRPGRDGTGE; this is encoded by the coding sequence ATGGTGAATCGGCTGACCCCCCGCGAAGCGATGTACTACTTCCTCGACGAGGCGGGTTCGACGGTGCATGTCGGCACCCTGATGATCGTCGATCCGCGGGCCGCGGCGACCGGTGACACCGTGGACTACCGGTCGCTCGTCACCCTGACCGAGGGGCGGATCCAGTACGCGCCGCGGTACCGGCAGGTGGTGAAGCCGGTGACGATGGGGCTGGCCCGCCCGGTGTGGGTGGACGACGCCGATTTCGACATCAACTTCCACATCCGACGTGCCGGATTGCCCCGTCCCGGGGGAGCCGAACAGCTCCAGGATCTCGTCGGGCGTGTCCTGTCCCGCCCGCTGGACCACAACCGCCCCCTGTGGGAGATGTACGTGATCGAGGGCCTCGCCGACGGCGCCATCGCGGTCCTCACCAAGACCCATCGGGCGCTGCTCGGGCCCGATTCGCCGGAGCTCTCGCAAGTGCTGCTCGACAGCGTTCCCGCGTCGACCGAACCGGCCGAAGACCTGTGGATGCCCAAGACGGCCCCGAGCGACGTGCAGCTCGCGATGGGTGCCATCACCGAGGGCTTGGCCCGCCCGGGAGAGATGGTCGAAACCATCCTCGGCGGCAACGGACCGGTGGCGGGGCTGCGCTCGCTGGCGCGATCGTCGGTGTCGCAGGTGACCGAGGCGATCTCGCAGGTCGCCAACTCCGCGCCGAGTAGTCCGCTCAACCGGGCGACCACGTCGACGCGCAGTTTCGCCGTCGCCAGCATCTCGGCCTCGGAGGCGACCCGGATCGCCGAGCACTACGGGTGTACCCGCGCCGACGTCCAACTCGCCGTCCTGACCGGCGTGCTGCGCCGGTGGCTGCTCTCGTTCACCGAGACCCTCGCCGCGGGAGCGGCGGTGCGCGTCGTCCTGCCGCTGACGATGCAGGCCGACCCGGACGACCTCCCGCCCGATTCCGCCGACGGCCCGGATACCGCGTGGTCCGGGGAGGACGGGCCGGGGTTCGTCACCGACCTGCCCGTCGGGGAGTCGAATCCGTCGGTGGTGCTCGCGCAGGTCGCGGGTCTGGCGCAGCGCAATGCCAACTCCGCGTCGCGCCAGTCGCGGCGGATGAACCCGCTGCTCCCGGACTTGGGCGTCACCCCCTTCGCCGACGTCGCCACGAAGTTCTTCACCAGCTGGAACCGGCACACCTACAACGTGCCGATCTCCGTCGCCCCGACCCCGGTCGGCCAGCGCTGGTTGCACGGCGCCCCGGTGCGCGACATGTTCCTGGTGCCCTCGCTACTGGCCAACCGGGCGTTGGCGATTACCGTGGTGACCTACACCGACCGGATCGAGTTCGCCTACCTCGGCGATCGCGGAGTGCTCGCCGACCTGCCCGCGATGGTGGACTACACGCACGATGCTTTCGACGAATTGCGGCCGGGCCGTGACGGGACGGGGGAGTGA
- a CDS encoding lipase family protein, with the protein MASRTTQLWTAIAVVFASGALLLATAPPTNLVNAPINPNAGAQGGDFDTKVTPALASFYDTPLPPDAHVGQLFAAQPVEEAPADVKMFRILYVSTDLRGNKIGVSGLYVAPRDGAPAAGRPLVAFAHGTTGVGRMCGISHTPFTPSTPGFTAWGPHLKPLVDAGLAVVASDYSGMGAPGPSSYLVGPLEARGVLDSMRAVLNPSPMIGDIPIDKGKLAVYGKSQGGESATSTVEIAPTYAPDLRLSSGVILAPGYTPPIRGILSAVAKNPTSTDQNMFMLLIAKSYAENYSIGLDEILTPEGVKRAKLLENHCGSDLADRLSDIPLNQLLKTPVSKDLIAAMGRAMPGTKRLTAPIGVWQGLKDKTILPEVTHAQVMSQCALGTTTFYVRYPEDDHGSMNYQARMHQPSAIDYMKGIWAGNPAPNNCANQLLGTVRTNSKVK; encoded by the coding sequence ATGGCCTCCCGCACGACTCAGCTTTGGACGGCGATCGCCGTCGTTTTCGCCAGCGGCGCACTGCTGCTGGCCACCGCCCCGCCGACCAACTTGGTCAACGCACCGATCAACCCGAATGCCGGGGCCCAGGGCGGTGACTTCGACACGAAGGTGACCCCCGCGCTCGCCTCCTTCTACGACACCCCGCTCCCTCCCGATGCGCACGTGGGCCAGTTGTTCGCCGCCCAACCGGTCGAGGAGGCCCCGGCCGACGTCAAGATGTTCCGGATCCTCTACGTGTCCACCGATCTGCGGGGGAACAAGATCGGCGTCTCCGGCCTGTACGTGGCACCGCGGGACGGCGCACCCGCCGCTGGCCGTCCGCTCGTCGCCTTCGCCCACGGGACCACCGGGGTCGGTCGGATGTGCGGCATCAGCCACACGCCCTTCACACCGTCGACCCCCGGGTTCACCGCGTGGGGTCCGCACCTGAAGCCGCTCGTCGATGCCGGGCTGGCCGTTGTCGCCTCCGACTATTCGGGCATGGGCGCCCCCGGTCCGTCGTCATACCTGGTCGGCCCCCTGGAGGCGCGCGGCGTACTCGACTCGATGCGCGCCGTCCTCAATCCGTCGCCGATGATCGGCGACATCCCGATCGACAAGGGCAAGCTCGCCGTCTACGGAAAGTCCCAGGGCGGCGAGTCGGCGACCAGCACCGTCGAGATCGCACCGACCTACGCCCCGGACCTGCGGCTGTCCAGCGGCGTGATCCTCGCGCCGGGCTACACGCCGCCGATCCGCGGCATCCTGAGCGCCGTCGCGAAGAATCCGACGAGCACCGACCAGAACATGTTCATGCTCCTGATCGCCAAGTCCTACGCCGAGAACTACTCGATCGGCCTCGACGAGATCCTGACTCCCGAGGGCGTCAAGCGGGCGAAGCTCCTCGAGAACCATTGCGGTTCCGACCTCGCCGACCGCCTCTCCGACATCCCCCTCAACCAGCTGCTCAAGACCCCCGTGTCGAAGGACCTGATCGCCGCGATGGGCCGGGCCATGCCCGGCACCAAGAGGCTCACCGCCCCGATCGGCGTGTGGCAGGGGCTGAAGGACAAGACGATCCTCCCCGAGGTCACGCACGCACAGGTGATGTCGCAGTGTGCCCTGGGCACCACCACGTTCTACGTGCGCTATCCCGAAGACGACCACGGATCGATGAACTACCAGGCGCGAATGCACCAGCCGTCGGCCATCGACTACATGAAGGGCATCTGGGCCGGCAATCCCGCTCCGAACAACTGCGCCAACCAGCTGCTCGGCACCGTGCGCACCAACTCGAAGGTGAAATAG
- a CDS encoding Rv3235 family protein translates to MLRPIYMDTSQVVVRPAPPFEHPGRWGRSCECADGVATPQPRVLRPAPPAPEPGRAEVPARAVAADAVAAREFAVAAMTVVLEVVDRRRPVTALRPLVAPPVIDHVISRGRSRYDARLAAQSAGQATPGLRLRRVHIQLAADGQAEFFGTYTSGERVRAFAGRLARVRTKKGARTPSWRIQGLMVD, encoded by the coding sequence GTGCTGCGTCCCATTTATATGGACACCAGCCAGGTCGTCGTTCGCCCCGCCCCGCCCTTCGAGCATCCGGGGCGGTGGGGGCGCTCGTGTGAGTGCGCCGACGGGGTCGCGACGCCGCAGCCGCGCGTCCTGCGCCCGGCACCGCCTGCCCCCGAACCGGGGCGAGCGGAGGTGCCGGCACGTGCCGTCGCCGCCGATGCGGTGGCCGCGCGGGAGTTCGCCGTCGCCGCGATGACCGTCGTGCTCGAGGTCGTCGACCGTCGTCGGCCGGTGACCGCGCTGCGCCCGCTCGTCGCGCCGCCGGTGATCGACCACGTCATCAGCCGGGGCAGGTCGAGGTACGACGCCCGGCTGGCGGCACAGAGCGCCGGGCAGGCCACCCCCGGACTGCGCCTGCGTCGGGTACACATCCAACTCGCGGCCGACGGCCAGGCCGAGTTCTTCGGCACCTACACCAGCGGTGAGCGCGTGCGCGCCTTCGCGGGCAGGTTGGCGCGGGTCCGCACGAAGAAGGGAGCGCGGACCCCCTCCTGGCGGATCCAGGGCCTGATGGTGGACTGA